The region CGGAGCCGAAGCCGAAGCCGCCGCCCGCGCCCTCGACCTTGGCGCGCAGCCGCTTGCCCTTCTCGGTGGCCTGGTCGTTCAGCTCCTGCTGGAACTCCCGCATGCGGGTGAGGAGTTCCTCGTCGTGCGCGGCGAGCATCCGGGCGGCCAGCAGGCCCGCGTTGCGCGCGCCGCCGACGGAGACGGTCGCGACCGGGACGCCGGCCGGCATCTGCACGATCGACAGCAGCGAGTCCATGCCGTCGAGGTACTTCAGCGGGACCGGCACGCCGATGACGGGCAGCGGGGTCACGGACGCGAGCATGCCGGGCAGGTGGGCCGCCCCGCCCGCGCCCGCGATGATCGCCTTGAGCCCGCGCTCCGCGGCCTGCTCGCCGTACGTGATCATCTCGTGCGGCATGCGGTGCGCGGAGACGACATCCACCTCGTAGGGGATCTCGAACTCGTCCAGCGCCTGCGCGGCCGCTTCCATGACGGGCCAGTCGGAGTCCGACCCCATGAC is a window of Streptomyces sp. NBC_00271 DNA encoding:
- the purE gene encoding 5-(carboxyamino)imidazole ribonucleotide mutase: MSPVVGIVMGSDSDWPVMEAAAQALDEFEIPYEVDVVSAHRMPHEMITYGEQAAERGLKAIIAGAGGAAHLPGMLASVTPLPVIGVPVPLKYLDGMDSLLSIVQMPAGVPVATVSVGGARNAGLLAARMLAAHDEELLTRMREFQQELNDQATEKGKRLRAKVEGAGGGFGFGSGK